In Iodobacter fluviatilis, one DNA window encodes the following:
- the sctE gene encoding type III secretion system translocon subunit SctE — protein sequence MSESGVIGRSAYQQHPLAGAVFEKARASEDYVNTAQKAAQALFAVRAGQLGERTAVKGDLNTPVLTPPKQAVAEDAVSMDKLTLLLGQLMELLGDTALSVLDGRLALFKALRESQTNANKALQEKFDNAISEMEGALEAAKAAEGDYEVALEAANNAQKAAAEAESALAGMSPDDPEYEATKAARDEAVLNANQAKSRADSVKEVYVQATKTASEKTKAADKIADEVRAQCGNTPAARQAQEGHLTGVARMTLLMAMFVELVGNNAEASLNNDLAIFEAMQSGRIKEMEKNAAEYEKEVKKAEELNKVMGCVGKILGALLTIVSVVGAAFTGGASLALAAVGVALMVADTVVKAATGVSFMEEAMKPIMEKILKPLMELIGKAISNALEKFGVDKETAQMVGSIVGAIAAALAMVVVIAAVAVVGKNAAAKLASTIGKMMGETMKKLVPSVLKDLAKQSSKTLTQGVSRLTKSLGMKSDSLAIKSYGNTMIQVATAGEVANGAAQAGGGIAQGVFIKRAADAMASFTLARFDMEKMDKCLKEAVEVFAQSQSITQGLLAQMSQTLEAHDATGRAVLRNSHA from the coding sequence ATGAGTGAGTCAGGCGTAATTGGCCGCAGTGCCTATCAACAACACCCCTTGGCGGGAGCCGTATTTGAGAAGGCTAGAGCCAGTGAGGATTATGTTAATACAGCGCAGAAAGCGGCGCAGGCGCTCTTTGCTGTGCGTGCTGGGCAGCTGGGGGAACGTACTGCGGTGAAAGGGGATTTAAATACCCCCGTGTTAACCCCCCCTAAGCAAGCTGTAGCAGAAGATGCAGTGAGCATGGATAAGTTGACGCTGTTGCTTGGGCAGTTGATGGAGCTGCTCGGAGATACTGCGTTGAGTGTTTTAGATGGGCGTTTGGCCTTATTTAAAGCCCTTCGTGAATCACAAACGAATGCGAATAAAGCGCTGCAGGAAAAATTTGATAACGCGATCAGCGAAATGGAAGGAGCACTTGAAGCAGCAAAGGCTGCAGAGGGTGATTACGAGGTTGCGCTAGAGGCCGCAAACAATGCACAAAAGGCTGCAGCAGAGGCTGAAAGTGCATTAGCTGGGATGAGCCCAGATGATCCAGAGTATGAGGCCACAAAGGCTGCGCGTGATGAGGCGGTACTCAATGCCAATCAGGCAAAGAGTAGGGCAGATAGCGTAAAAGAAGTGTACGTCCAGGCAACTAAAACGGCCTCAGAAAAGACCAAGGCCGCGGATAAAATAGCCGATGAGGTCAGAGCGCAGTGTGGGAATACACCCGCTGCCCGGCAGGCTCAAGAGGGGCACCTCACTGGGGTTGCTCGTATGACCTTACTGATGGCGATGTTTGTAGAATTGGTTGGTAACAATGCCGAAGCTAGCCTTAACAATGATTTAGCCATTTTTGAGGCGATGCAGTCAGGTCGTATTAAAGAAATGGAAAAGAACGCGGCAGAGTACGAGAAAGAAGTCAAAAAAGCAGAAGAGCTCAATAAAGTAATGGGCTGTGTGGGCAAAATTCTGGGCGCTCTGTTAACGATTGTGTCTGTGGTAGGGGCTGCATTTACCGGCGGGGCAAGTCTGGCTCTGGCAGCGGTAGGTGTTGCTTTGATGGTGGCTGATACGGTGGTGAAAGCTGCGACTGGCGTTTCTTTTATGGAGGAAGCCATGAAGCCCATTATGGAAAAAATACTTAAACCATTAATGGAGCTGATTGGTAAGGCGATAAGTAATGCTTTAGAAAAGTTTGGTGTTGATAAAGAAACTGCTCAGATGGTGGGCTCGATTGTTGGTGCGATTGCCGCGGCGTTAGCGATGGTTGTTGTCATCGCTGCGGTTGCAGTAGTAGGGAAAAATGCTGCAGCCAAGCTGGCGAGCACCATAGGCAAAATGATGGGCGAGACCATGAAGAAGTTAGTCCCAAGTGTTCTAAAGGATCTGGCAAAGCAGTCGAGTAAAACACTGACTCAGGGCGTCTCTAGGCTAACTAAAAGCTTGGGGATGAAATCAGACAGCTTGGCCATTAAAAGCTATGGCAATACGATGATTCAGGTTGCAACGGCTGGAGAAGTGGCAAACGGGGCTGCTCAGGCGGGGGGAGGGATTGCTCAAGGGGTATTTATTAAAAGAGCCGCCGATGCAATGGCTTCTTTTACTCTGGCCCGCTTTGATATGGAAAAGATGGATAAGTGTTTAAAAGAGGCGGTGGAGGTTTTTGCTCAATCTCAATCTATCACTCAAGGGCTATTAGCTCAAATGTCTCAAACACTAGAAGCACATGACGCGACAGGTCGTGCAGTGCTGCGCAATAGTCACGCTTAA
- a CDS encoding winged helix-turn-helix domain-containing protein: MTSKNTQYIFSDFILQANGVLQHKEKQINLPPKELSVLLMLLEFAGELVPKDKLLDHVWSNIEVSEESLTRCIHTLRKALLEDKNNRYIDTIYGKGYRFCRPVASVTLAESLSRKCTIALLPFHINTNVDTQELHDALVQGLSHYSPYGLTVFPAAITQDCQSPAEIMTLIEMFRPDYYLAGHSVISDDKRQLRIELVKANNHQLVHREMIDIGADLDIGKLQRRLASILPCHIPDLNWGGYKAAPLVSRDVTISYLNARYELHLHTPSSLKRALILFKQCLSNYPDNAMTWCGLAECYLAQAQLGLFDQKHALQQAQIAVDKALALDHYNPLTIALLALLSSLNASYSIADSLFIQALLLAPEAAEVHYYYAWHLLLSGRLNEAITASELSMRHAPTLAATIILNIWLRFLAKDTHSAIALGKTQLCQYAQEHPVLQNLLAVILSWQGDHKQALELAQAARESGEESGGCVLIMVMFISWLKRMVQAS; encoded by the coding sequence ATGACGAGTAAAAATACACAATATATTTTTAGCGATTTCATTTTGCAAGCGAATGGCGTGCTTCAACATAAAGAAAAGCAAATTAACCTCCCTCCCAAAGAACTTTCAGTTCTGTTAATGCTATTGGAATTTGCTGGTGAATTAGTACCCAAGGACAAATTATTAGATCACGTTTGGTCCAATATAGAAGTCAGCGAGGAATCACTTACAAGGTGTATCCACACCTTGCGCAAAGCACTTCTTGAAGATAAAAACAATCGCTATATTGATACTATTTATGGCAAGGGCTATCGCTTTTGTCGCCCAGTTGCCAGCGTTACCCTTGCTGAATCTTTATCTAGAAAATGCACAATTGCATTGCTCCCATTTCATATCAATACAAATGTAGATACTCAGGAACTACACGACGCTTTAGTGCAAGGGCTATCACATTATTCACCATACGGGTTGACTGTTTTCCCCGCCGCCATAACTCAAGATTGTCAAAGCCCCGCTGAAATCATGACGCTTATAGAAATGTTTCGTCCGGATTATTATCTTGCTGGGCATTCAGTCATCAGCGATGACAAACGCCAATTGCGTATTGAGCTAGTAAAAGCCAATAACCATCAATTAGTTCACCGCGAGATGATAGACATTGGCGCTGATCTTGACATCGGCAAGCTACAGCGGCGATTGGCTTCCATACTGCCTTGTCATATTCCTGATCTAAACTGGGGCGGCTATAAGGCTGCTCCCTTGGTTTCACGAGATGTCACCATCTCCTACTTAAATGCGCGTTATGAACTGCATCTTCACACTCCATCGAGTCTTAAACGTGCCTTAATTTTATTTAAGCAGTGCTTAAGTAATTATCCTGATAACGCAATGACTTGGTGTGGCCTTGCTGAATGTTATTTAGCGCAAGCACAACTCGGGCTGTTCGATCAGAAACACGCGCTACAACAAGCCCAAATCGCAGTAGATAAAGCGCTTGCACTAGATCATTACAATCCACTGACGATCGCATTATTGGCACTACTTAGCAGCCTAAATGCGAGCTACTCCATTGCAGATAGCTTATTTATACAGGCCCTTTTGCTCGCTCCTGAAGCTGCTGAAGTTCACTATTATTACGCTTGGCATTTGTTGTTAAGTGGGCGCTTAAATGAGGCGATTACGGCAAGTGAATTAAGCATGCGCCACGCGCCTACACTCGCCGCAACAATCATTCTCAATATATGGCTACGTTTTTTGGCGAAAGACACTCATTCGGCCATTGCACTAGGCAAAACGCAGCTCTGCCAATATGCACAAGAGCACCCTGTTCTACAAAACCTACTTGCTGTTATTTTGTCATGGCAAGGGGACCACAAACAGGCTCTGGAACTAGCTCAAGCCGCCCGTGAATCAGGTGAAGAATCGGGGGGATGTGTCTTAATTATGGTTATGTTCATCTCATGGCTCAAACGTATGGTGCAGGCCAGTTAG
- a CDS encoding IpaC/SipC family type III secretion system effector, which produces MVAINSSIISTLPQSKAFAQDFSAEVKGTGKSKGAASTADVQLVLRGQSSAKGLLTPVNSVGVPDLKPPMVSLSEAPPLDEINRVLTEKLNNADGVASLGGSIVVLEKQVQAWQKEAKASPSFDISGLGSRSSELMQKLLEVVQDNRTAEAKLGGKMSAIEEKQAHNVSDSIIKGGSDAMSYAIGGSVVSIATTVGGASRKSQGTSMAKDTLKHNGGKVRAAEGELRSMSSSLKTGSGTVMGGADALTSVKVKPQAKSLTEAQVVGHKNDATDHVELANSSPQLTAQQQAALKEQTVNKLTTERDLNQDAMQKNLAKADAIKNQGDMVMGLSMIFSNVIRGVGDFSQAHARSTEHLSQQGQKVAGSLNEESGTRKRELNTLFQDLLRQVTDMAAQTMSTMNQMLNNKV; this is translated from the coding sequence ATGGTCGCAATTAATAGCAGCATCATTTCCACGTTGCCACAGTCGAAAGCGTTTGCTCAGGATTTTTCAGCCGAAGTAAAAGGCACGGGTAAGTCTAAAGGCGCAGCCAGTACAGCAGATGTTCAGTTGGTACTGCGTGGGCAGTCTTCTGCCAAAGGCTTGTTAACCCCAGTGAATTCGGTTGGGGTGCCTGATTTAAAGCCACCCATGGTCTCTTTGAGTGAGGCACCTCCTCTCGATGAAATTAACCGAGTATTAACTGAAAAACTCAATAATGCCGATGGCGTTGCCAGCTTGGGCGGGTCGATCGTCGTGCTGGAAAAACAAGTGCAAGCATGGCAGAAAGAAGCCAAAGCAAGCCCTTCTTTTGATATTTCTGGGCTGGGGAGTCGATCGAGTGAGCTGATGCAAAAACTGCTGGAGGTTGTGCAAGATAATCGCACTGCTGAAGCAAAGTTGGGAGGCAAAATGTCTGCGATTGAGGAGAAGCAAGCGCACAATGTTTCCGATTCGATCATAAAGGGAGGGTCGGATGCAATGTCTTATGCCATCGGAGGGAGTGTGGTGAGTATAGCCACTACGGTTGGTGGTGCTTCTCGGAAAAGCCAAGGCACGAGTATGGCGAAAGATACGCTTAAACATAATGGTGGCAAGGTGAGAGCGGCGGAGGGTGAATTAAGAAGTATGAGTTCTTCGTTAAAAACCGGCTCAGGTACGGTGATGGGTGGGGCCGATGCGCTGACCAGCGTGAAAGTGAAGCCGCAGGCAAAATCGCTGACTGAGGCTCAGGTTGTAGGTCATAAGAATGACGCTACAGATCATGTTGAGTTAGCAAATAGTAGCCCTCAGCTTACCGCACAGCAGCAAGCCGCGCTGAAAGAGCAAACGGTGAACAAGCTGACTACAGAGCGCGATTTGAATCAGGATGCCATGCAGAAAAATTTGGCAAAAGCTGATGCAATCAAGAATCAAGGCGATATGGTGATGGGGCTGAGTATGATTTTCTCTAATGTGATTCGCGGTGTGGGGGATTTCTCGCAGGCTCATGCGCGTTCTACTGAGCACTTATCCCAGCAAGGGCAGAAGGTGGCGGGATCCTTGAATGAAGAATCAGGAACTCGTAAGCGTGAGCTAAATACTTTATTCCAAGATCTATTGAGACAGGTCACGGATATGGCCGCACAGACCATGTCGACCATGAATCAGATGTTGAACAATAAAGTATAA
- the sicA gene encoding type III secretion system translocator chaperone SicA: MRIDDSASEERIAEMIWETVSSGGTLKDIHGISDDMMQGLYAHAYDFYNKGRLDEAETFFHFLCIYDFYNPDYIMGLAAVCQLKKQFERAFDLYSVAFALSKDDYRAVFFAGQCQLFMRKAAKAKQCFELVCEQSSDEGMKAKAQVYLDTLGKTDLEATQEQDKE, encoded by the coding sequence ATGCGCATTGACGACAGTGCTAGTGAAGAACGTATTGCAGAAATGATCTGGGAGACGGTAAGTAGCGGAGGAACGCTAAAAGATATCCACGGAATTTCCGACGATATGATGCAGGGTTTGTATGCGCATGCTTACGATTTTTATAATAAAGGCCGCTTAGATGAGGCAGAAACGTTCTTTCATTTTCTATGCATCTACGATTTCTACAACCCTGATTACATCATGGGTCTGGCAGCCGTTTGTCAGTTGAAAAAGCAGTTTGAAAGAGCCTTTGATCTGTATTCCGTTGCGTTTGCACTGAGTAAGGATGACTACCGAGCAGTCTTTTTTGCTGGGCAGTGTCAGCTTTTTATGCGCAAAGCGGCCAAGGCTAAGCAGTGCTTTGAGCTGGTGTGTGAACAAAGCAGCGACGAAGGGATGAAAGCGAAGGCTCAGGTGTATTTAGACACGCTTGGAAAAACGGATCTCGAGGCGACTCAAGAGCAAGACAAGGAGTAA
- a CDS encoding response regulator transcription factor: protein MIIADDHPLIVFAITKILENVKELQLAGSASSSSSLLQLLQEISCDVLLCDYSFDEEGDSDGLQLIKQVQELYPHIKIIVLTAHDDIVIALRILSLKVAGFISKSSGEFSDLPFVIGQVQIGRSYIDPVTLNALTLHQLNNGKGCENFVEVVLSEREQEVLRLFALGMTVSEIALHTQRSVKTISTQKKNAMDKLGVSNVVELLKAIKGLY from the coding sequence GTGATTATTGCAGATGATCATCCGCTCATTGTTTTTGCCATCACTAAAATACTAGAAAATGTAAAAGAATTACAACTGGCTGGCTCCGCATCATCCAGTTCTAGCTTACTGCAATTGTTACAGGAAATTTCCTGTGATGTTTTACTTTGTGATTATTCATTTGATGAGGAAGGTGACTCAGATGGCCTGCAATTAATTAAGCAAGTGCAGGAGTTATATCCACATATTAAAATTATTGTGCTGACTGCTCATGACGATATAGTTATTGCCTTACGGATACTTTCTTTGAAAGTTGCTGGTTTCATTAGTAAGTCGAGCGGTGAGTTTTCTGATTTACCTTTTGTAATTGGGCAAGTCCAAATAGGCAGATCGTACATTGATCCTGTTACTTTAAATGCATTGACATTGCATCAGTTAAATAACGGCAAGGGCTGTGAGAATTTTGTCGAGGTGGTTTTGTCAGAGAGAGAACAGGAAGTGTTACGCCTATTTGCTTTGGGTATGACCGTTTCTGAAATTGCGCTGCATACACAGCGTAGCGTGAAGACGATTAGTACCCAGAAGAAAAATGCTATGGATAAATTGGGCGTTAGTAATGTTGTTGAATTACTTAAGGCCATAAAAGGCTTGTATTGA
- a CDS encoding phosphopantetheine-binding protein, protein MSTNSRQESSIRALLAYCLGCDEQNISPEADLVNQLYADSLDLLDLAMALHDEFNIELTIDDMLKIKKVGDLYQVVQDKIGAETLSEQGAI, encoded by the coding sequence ATGAGTACAAATAGCAGGCAGGAGTCGAGTATTCGCGCTTTATTGGCCTATTGCTTAGGCTGTGATGAGCAAAATATTTCGCCTGAAGCAGATTTGGTGAATCAGCTTTATGCAGACTCCCTTGATTTATTAGATTTGGCGATGGCTTTGCACGACGAATTTAATATTGAACTGACAATTGACGATATGTTAAAGATAAAAAAAGTAGGTGATTTGTATCAGGTGGTGCAGGATAAAATAGGGGCTGAGACACTCTCTGAACAGGGGGCGATTTGA
- a CDS encoding ATP-binding protein, with translation MANFGKIRRLFLDTPLLDGSAPDRSVCYARRLLYAGACILSVASIGMMCFGIRMSFEHFLDERQQLFLIQRDLLKSDVDRYQALLRQLVQSYETIDLRQERVAIPARRYQQLLLQQNNVMITDREITVTPFSVLSTLTQSQDRASISMLLRLTQEMSRFPWVSIGESNSHISGFVYSVDKRFFAVTPPLPKSVFQNAKKVRVEIEIARQIARVEKEMSKYSENELRHKRSVIWVPLSRDPLTGELILHIAKPVFNNGKRMAVVVFTMPFMLFERYFQQSKHLSDFLVVAQDHYSLFGLDVTKEREANWARILRAAPDILEDANEHAQLSYRKRTFLITQQIAGPNWVAVYVFDWPMVVQYLRKELWISMAVLSALLCILWGFVIVLDSIVLASMQKKARAVYESEAFNRKVLGMAPVGLAVLDPLKHIILMQNEIASGLTGQQLGKGEHFYRVLLDEALFSAKESGGNQQIVLRKDITARSSDGGLIELVADLSWVRYQNQDVVLCALTDITERKRAEKLLEEASLLADEANKAKSVFLATMSHEIRTPLHGALGNIELLEGEVLSIAQRARLTTTRRAFDALLVLTNNILDLSKIEAQELKLELAHVRLGELMERCAQTFSPLIAKKGLNFHCLIDPSLFAVWEVDGHRISQIIMNLLSNAVKFTQKGAITLYGTVEERGLEGSWLKLSIADSGMGIPLDRQAAVFDLYAQANESITKRFGGSGLGLSLCRRLLALAGGSISLDSEEGEGSIFTIQLPSKKIADIAEVIRSNSTLFITEVLVVCKSPTWQSALLKQVIFQLPGIDIHAVINLGDISDLDPLGASNKILLLAHNESCLPSDCLPEQLQLFKQIIVVSFDGPLHPEIREGIIYVTSLSRAALEHALISCAYKQDIALPVFQQEGRVLNSRQEVRILIAEDDETNLLLLEHQLNALGYMNVDSVSDGQQAFNYCLQRNYDLVITDLYMPIMGGQALLKAMRQSGITTPLLVHTANAYDDWRAEGEDFAAILQKPLSITQLGQTLGRILHLSSPEMLDRVRGRLETLRDVELEKVFLASWELDQLSLKNAADTKDLQRFERCLHKVKGGLLVLDEKPALKACEALLQQLRFSESTQMNSLLSEFLSIMSNIVSHYKQGI, from the coding sequence ATGGCCAATTTTGGCAAAATTAGGCGTTTATTTCTCGATACTCCGTTACTTGATGGTTCTGCACCAGATCGCTCTGTTTGTTATGCAAGGCGCTTATTATATGCCGGAGCATGTATTTTGAGTGTTGCCAGCATTGGCATGATGTGTTTTGGTATTCGAATGAGCTTTGAGCATTTTTTGGATGAGCGGCAACAGCTCTTTTTAATACAACGTGATTTGTTAAAAAGTGACGTGGATCGTTATCAGGCTCTGCTTAGGCAGCTGGTTCAGTCATATGAGACGATTGATCTTCGACAAGAGCGGGTAGCTATACCAGCAAGGCGTTATCAGCAGCTTTTGCTGCAACAAAATAATGTAATGATCACTGACCGTGAAATAACGGTAACACCTTTCTCTGTATTGTCTACATTGACGCAATCGCAGGACAGAGCGTCAATTTCTATGTTGTTGAGGCTTACACAAGAAATGTCGAGGTTCCCATGGGTAAGTATTGGGGAGTCGAATAGTCATATTAGTGGTTTTGTATATAGTGTGGATAAGCGTTTCTTTGCTGTAACCCCTCCTCTTCCTAAATCTGTTTTTCAAAATGCAAAAAAAGTGAGGGTAGAGATAGAGATTGCTAGGCAAATCGCTCGTGTTGAGAAAGAAATGTCTAAGTACTCTGAAAATGAGTTGCGACATAAACGCAGTGTGATCTGGGTACCTCTCTCACGGGACCCACTTACTGGTGAGCTTATCTTGCATATTGCGAAGCCGGTTTTTAATAATGGTAAACGAATGGCGGTGGTGGTTTTTACCATGCCGTTTATGCTATTCGAACGGTACTTTCAGCAATCAAAGCATTTGTCAGATTTTCTTGTGGTTGCCCAAGATCATTACTCCTTGTTTGGACTTGATGTAACGAAAGAGCGTGAGGCAAATTGGGCGAGAATATTACGCGCTGCCCCAGATATATTGGAGGATGCAAATGAGCATGCACAACTCTCCTACCGTAAAAGGACATTTCTGATCACACAACAGATAGCTGGCCCTAATTGGGTTGCTGTATATGTGTTTGATTGGCCTATGGTGGTTCAGTATTTGCGTAAAGAGCTATGGATTTCGATGGCTGTGCTCTCTGCTCTATTATGCATTTTATGGGGGTTTGTGATTGTATTAGATAGTATCGTTTTGGCCTCTATGCAAAAAAAAGCGCGAGCGGTGTATGAAAGTGAGGCATTTAATCGGAAAGTCTTAGGCATGGCCCCTGTGGGCTTGGCTGTGTTGGATCCTCTTAAACATATCATTTTGATGCAAAACGAGATTGCATCTGGGCTGACGGGGCAGCAGTTAGGTAAGGGGGAACATTTTTATCGTGTATTGCTGGATGAGGCGCTTTTTTCTGCGAAGGAGAGTGGGGGTAATCAGCAAATTGTACTGCGCAAAGATATAACAGCAAGATCCTCTGATGGTGGGCTTATAGAGCTTGTGGCGGATTTGTCTTGGGTGCGTTACCAGAATCAGGATGTTGTCCTTTGTGCATTGACTGACATCACAGAGCGTAAAAGGGCTGAGAAGCTGTTAGAAGAAGCGAGCCTGTTGGCTGATGAGGCGAACAAAGCTAAATCAGTGTTTCTGGCTACGATGAGTCATGAAATTCGTACGCCACTGCACGGAGCCCTTGGCAATATTGAACTGCTTGAGGGTGAGGTTTTATCTATAGCTCAGCGCGCCCGCCTTACCACTACCCGTCGTGCATTTGATGCTCTATTAGTACTGACTAATAATATTCTTGATTTATCCAAAATAGAAGCTCAGGAGCTTAAGTTGGAATTGGCACATGTGAGGCTCGGTGAGTTGATGGAGCGTTGTGCACAAACCTTTTCTCCTTTGATTGCTAAAAAAGGTCTGAATTTTCACTGCTTGATTGACCCGTCACTATTTGCCGTTTGGGAGGTAGATGGACACCGAATTTCGCAGATTATTATGAATTTATTAAGTAATGCTGTGAAATTCACTCAAAAGGGGGCGATTACGCTCTACGGCACTGTTGAAGAACGGGGATTGGAGGGCTCTTGGCTTAAATTAAGTATCGCTGACTCAGGTATGGGCATTCCGCTTGATCGGCAAGCTGCTGTTTTTGATTTATATGCACAAGCTAATGAGAGTATCACAAAGCGTTTTGGTGGGTCGGGGCTGGGGTTGTCACTTTGTAGGCGATTGCTTGCCTTGGCTGGTGGTTCTATTTCTTTGGATAGTGAAGAAGGGGAAGGGAGTATTTTTACTATCCAATTACCTTCCAAAAAAATAGCTGATATAGCAGAAGTAATACGTTCAAATTCTACATTGTTTATAACTGAAGTGCTGGTGGTTTGTAAGTCGCCAACATGGCAAAGTGCGTTACTTAAACAAGTGATATTTCAATTGCCAGGTATTGATATTCACGCAGTGATAAATTTGGGTGATATATCTGATCTTGATCCGCTTGGAGCGAGTAATAAAATATTGCTTCTTGCCCATAATGAATCTTGTTTGCCTTCTGATTGTTTGCCTGAGCAGTTGCAACTATTTAAGCAAATTATTGTTGTATCTTTTGATGGGCCTTTACATCCAGAAATACGTGAAGGAATTATCTATGTGACCTCGCTGAGCCGCGCTGCACTTGAGCATGCGCTTATATCATGTGCATATAAGCAGGATATAGCCTTACCTGTATTTCAACAGGAGGGTCGAGTCCTAAATAGTAGGCAAGAGGTGCGAATTTTGATTGCGGAGGATGACGAGACAAATCTTCTGCTACTGGAGCATCAATTAAATGCTCTTGGCTATATGAATGTTGATAGTGTTAGTGATGGACAGCAAGCATTCAATTATTGTCTTCAGAGAAATTATGATCTAGTGATTACCGATCTTTATATGCCGATAATGGGGGGGCAAGCTTTATTAAAGGCAATGAGGCAATCTGGAATTACAACGCCACTGCTTGTTCATACTGCAAATGCTTACGATGATTGGCGAGCAGAAGGTGAGGATTTTGCTGCTATTTTGCAAAAACCATTATCAATTACGCAATTGGGTCAGACTCTTGGACGTATTTTGCATTTATCCTCACCCGAAATGTTAGATAGGGTAAGAGGGCGACTAGAAACACTTAGAGATGTAGAGTTAGAAAAGGTTTTTCTTGCTTCTTGGGAGCTTGATCAGCTTAGCTTAAAAAATGCGGCTGATACTAAAGATTTGCAGCGTTTTGAGAGGTGTTTGCATAAAGTAAAGGGTGGCTTACTTGTTCTAGATGAAAAACCTGCTTTGAAAGCTTGTGAGGCCTTGCTGCAGCAGCTTAGATTTAGTGAGTCTACTCAGATGAATTCGCTTTTATCCGAATTCTTATCCATCATGTCTAATATTGTTAGCCACTATAAGCAAGGTATTTAA
- the sctA gene encoding type III secretion system needle tip protein SctA, with translation MTSPLSSTPLQHLIPVPQYAASAAKAAPEAIELSEAKAAPSSQLQVLQQQLQTLMQQGQSLHHQQQALSRDVLQGKPLTPRANQQLEDTKAERQLSLHTFQSLMLANILPPLAHERSLQLALETAGAKQSPRFVEDDPTSSWTINDNISDAIGDIQDGYLGVYENAVDRYIAFYAEFSKILAALEKLINGSADGQSVNVSMRELGRQLTALKESFFPGGQAGENSVLFPPQNGDGIVEGASKGEADQWAKEMGLDPSCVKEAPSGSGKYVVTIDIGPIDQMISNLAQGSDPVKMTSTDFQIWKAGFDSMDEKMKNTLQTLTQKYSNAQSMTDNLIKVLSSTISSLLETDKAFLQI, from the coding sequence ATGACCTCACCCTTATCCAGTACGCCGCTGCAACATTTAATCCCTGTGCCCCAGTATGCCGCATCTGCTGCAAAGGCGGCTCCAGAAGCGATTGAGCTGAGCGAAGCAAAAGCTGCGCCGAGCAGCCAGCTGCAGGTACTACAACAGCAATTGCAAACACTGATGCAGCAAGGTCAAAGCCTGCATCATCAGCAGCAAGCCCTCAGCCGCGATGTTTTACAAGGGAAGCCACTGACGCCTCGGGCGAATCAGCAGCTGGAAGATACCAAGGCAGAACGACAACTCAGCCTGCATACCTTTCAATCGTTGATGTTAGCCAATATTTTGCCGCCTTTGGCACATGAGCGGAGCTTACAGCTTGCGCTGGAAACTGCGGGTGCAAAGCAATCGCCTAGGTTTGTTGAGGACGATCCCACTTCCAGTTGGACTATTAACGACAATATCAGCGATGCCATTGGCGATATTCAAGATGGTTATTTGGGCGTTTACGAAAATGCTGTCGACCGTTATATCGCGTTTTATGCAGAGTTTAGTAAGATTTTGGCTGCGCTTGAAAAATTGATTAACGGCTCGGCGGATGGACAGTCTGTAAATGTCTCGATGAGAGAGTTAGGCCGTCAGCTAACGGCGTTGAAAGAAAGTTTTTTCCCCGGTGGCCAAGCAGGTGAAAACTCAGTGCTTTTTCCACCGCAAAACGGTGATGGCATTGTGGAAGGGGCAAGCAAGGGTGAGGCAGATCAATGGGCAAAAGAAATGGGGCTTGACCCATCTTGTGTGAAAGAAGCGCCTTCTGGTTCTGGTAAGTATGTTGTAACGATTGATATTGGCCCGATTGATCAAATGATTAGTAATCTTGCTCAGGGCAGTGACCCTGTGAAGATGACCAGTACGGATTTTCAAATCTGGAAAGCAGGTTTTGATTCTATGGATGAAAAGATGAAAAATACCTTGCAAACGCTGACGCAAAAATACAGCAATGCTCAGTCTATGACGGATAACTTGATTAAGGTGCTGAGCAGCACGATCAGCAGCTTGTTGGAAACTGATAAAGCCTTTTTGCAAATCTAG